The following is a genomic window from Bordetella sp. H567.
ATGACGATTTCGCCCATCGCGTCGGCTTCGGGCATGACCGCCACCGTGCACGCCGACGTATGGATGCGGCCCTGCGCTTCGGTGGCGGGCACCCGCTGCACCCGGTGTGCGCCGGACTCGAACTTCAGCCGCCCATACACGCCGTCGCCTTCGATGCGGACGATGACTTCCTTGTAGCCGCCCAGTTCGGACGGGCTTTCGGACATCAACTCCACGCGCCATCCCTGGCGTTCGGCATAGCGCGAATACATGCGCAGCAGGTCGCCGGAGAACAGCGCGCTTTCATCGCCCCCCGTGCCGGCGCGGATTTCGAGGAACACGCTACGGGCGTCGTCGGGGTCGCGCGGCAGCAGCAGGCGCTGCAGCGCGCCGTCCAGGTCCTCCAGCTTCACCTTGCCGGTCTTGAGCTCTTCTTCCGCCATGCTTTTCATATCCGGATCGGAGAGCATCTCCTGGGCTGTCGCCAGGTCGTCCTCGGCGCCGCGATAGGAGGCGAAGGCCGTCACCACCGGCTCGAGTTCGGCGCGCTCGCGCGACAGTTTGCGGAAGCGGTCCATATCCGTCGCGGTGTCGGGCTCGGACAGCAAGGCATCCACCTCGACCAGCCGTCGGGACAATTGCTCCAGCCGGTCACGCATGGAAGATTTCATAAGCACTCAAAACAAGGGAAAAAGGAAGCAGCGAACGCGTATGCACGCCGGGTCCGCGCGAGGGCGCGGCATGGCGATGATGGCAGAGCGTCGCTAACGCCGCGTGTCGCGGCCGGGGAACAGGCGCGGGACCATGGCCAGCAGTTGCTCGCGATCGGCGCCTTCGCTGCGATTCAGCGCGGCCAGGGGGCCGTGCAGGTACTTTTGCGTCAGGCCGTGGGCCAGCTGTTCCAACACGGCGTCCGGCGATTCGCCCCGCGCCAGCAGGCGGCGGGCGCGCTCCAGTTCGGCCGCGCGGATCGCATCGGCGCCTTGCTGCAGGTCCTGCAGCACGGGCACGATGGCGCGCGAGGCCATCCACTGCATGAAATTGCGGACCCGGGTTTCGATGATGGCCTCGGCCTGGACCATCGCGGCCCGGCGCGCGTCCGTGCCGCTTTGCACCAGCCGCCCCAGATCGTCCACGGAATACAGGTAGACGTCGTCCAGGCGGCCGACCTCGGGCTCGATGTCGCGCGGCACCGCCAGGTCGATCATGACCATGGGGCGGTGGCGGCGTTGCTTGGTGGCGCGCTCCACCATCCCCAGGCCGAGGATGGGCAGCGAGCTGGCCGTACAGGAGACGATCACGTCGAATTCGTGCAGGCGCTCGATCAGGTCGGCCAGGCGCATCGTCCCCGCCGAGAAACGATTGGCCAGGGCTTCGGCGCGCTCCGCGGTTCGGTTGGCCACGACCATTTCCCGCGGCCGCTGCGCGGCGAAATGGGTAGCGCAGAGTTCGATCATCTCGCCCGCGCCGATGAACAGCGTGCGCGCGTCGCCCAAGTCACCGAACACTCGCTCGGCCAGGCGCACCGCGGCCGCGGCCATGGAGACCGAATGCGCGCCGATGTCGGTGGTCGACCTCACTTCCTTCGCCACGGAGAAGGTGCGCTGGAAGAGCTGGTGCAGCAAGGTGCCCAGCGAACCGGCCTCGTCGGCGACGCGCACCGCGTCCTTCATCTGGCCCAGGATCTGGGGCTCGCCCAGGACCATGGAATCCAGCCCGCTGGCGACGCGGAAGGCATGGCGCACCGCGCCGTCCTGCTGATGATGGTAAAGATGCGGCTGCAGGTCGATAGCCTGTACCTGGTTGACGTCCGCCAGCCAGGCCGGCAGATGCTCGGCCACATGGGGTTCGGCCGCGCAATAGACTTCCGTGCGATTACAGGTGGACAGGATGGCGGCTTCGCGCACCGCG
Proteins encoded in this region:
- the prfA gene encoding peptide chain release factor 1, which produces MKSSMRDRLEQLSRRLVEVDALLSEPDTATDMDRFRKLSRERAELEPVVTAFASYRGAEDDLATAQEMLSDPDMKSMAEEELKTGKVKLEDLDGALQRLLLPRDPDDARSVFLEIRAGTGGDESALFSGDLLRMYSRYAERQGWRVELMSESPSELGGYKEVIVRIEGDGVYGRLKFESGAHRVQRVPATEAQGRIHTSACTVAVMPEADAMGEIVINPGDLRIDTFRASGAGGQHINKTDSAVRITHIPTGLVVECQDDRSQHRNKDKAMQVLAARLKDKQQRERQSKEAAERKSLVGSGDRSERIRTYNFPQGRLTDHRINLTLYKLQQIMEGDLDELTGALIAEHQAEQLAALGAEV
- the hemA gene encoding glutamyl-tRNA reductase, whose translation is MSVDVLTFGLNHTSAPVSVRERVSMPVDLLRPALDGLRAAFGGAVREAAILSTCNRTEVYCAAEPHVAEHLPAWLADVNQVQAIDLQPHLYHHQQDGAVRHAFRVASGLDSMVLGEPQILGQMKDAVRVADEAGSLGTLLHQLFQRTFSVAKEVRSTTDIGAHSVSMAAAAVRLAERVFGDLGDARTLFIGAGEMIELCATHFAAQRPREMVVANRTAERAEALANRFSAGTMRLADLIERLHEFDVIVSCTASSLPILGLGMVERATKQRRHRPMVMIDLAVPRDIEPEVGRLDDVYLYSVDDLGRLVQSGTDARRAAMVQAEAIIETRVRNFMQWMASRAIVPVLQDLQQGADAIRAAELERARRLLARGESPDAVLEQLAHGLTQKYLHGPLAALNRSEGADREQLLAMVPRLFPGRDTRR